The following proteins come from a genomic window of Sphingobium cloacae:
- a CDS encoding TPM domain-containing protein, with product MLRRLLLILMLLAFAPAAGVPVFAPVAQAQTFPKLTGRVVDEAGLLAPAQEQALDQRLAALEQQSGRQVVVATIPDLQGYDISDFGYRLGREWGIGDKEKNDGALLIVAPNERRVRIEVGYGLEGLLTDALSSQIIRNTITPRFKAGDMAGGIAAGAEEIGTLLALPPEEAQARAQAAAAQERQSGGDGGTVMAIFWIVVLVIVFAAMIAGRSKGGRRYRGGAGPVILWGPSDHSWHDSGSGWGGGGGWGGGGGFSGGGGSFGGGGASGGW from the coding sequence ATGCTCCGCCGTCTTCTCCTGATCCTGATGTTGCTGGCGTTCGCGCCAGCGGCGGGCGTTCCGGTTTTCGCGCCGGTAGCCCAGGCGCAGACTTTCCCCAAGCTGACCGGCCGGGTGGTGGATGAGGCCGGGCTGCTCGCTCCCGCGCAGGAACAGGCGCTCGACCAGCGGCTCGCCGCGCTGGAGCAGCAGAGCGGGCGGCAGGTGGTGGTCGCGACCATCCCGGACCTTCAGGGCTATGACATTTCCGACTTCGGCTATCGGTTGGGCCGGGAATGGGGGATCGGCGACAAGGAGAAGAATGACGGCGCGCTGCTGATCGTCGCGCCCAATGAGCGCCGCGTCCGCATAGAGGTGGGCTATGGGCTGGAGGGCCTGTTGACCGACGCCCTTTCCTCCCAGATCATCCGCAACACGATCACGCCGCGCTTCAAGGCCGGCGACATGGCGGGCGGCATCGCGGCGGGCGCGGAGGAGATCGGCACGCTGCTCGCCCTGCCCCCCGAAGAAGCGCAAGCCCGCGCGCAGGCCGCGGCGGCGCAGGAGCGGCAGAGCGGCGGCGATGGCGGCACGGTGATGGCGATCTTCTGGATCGTCGTGCTCGTCATCGTCTTCGCCGCGATGATCGCCGGACGGAGCAAGGGCGGTCGCCGCTATCGGGGCGGCGCGGGGCCGGTGATCCTCTGGGGCCCTTCCGATCATAGCTGGCATGACAGCGGCTCCGGCTGGGGCGGTGGCGGCGGCTGGGGTGGCGGAGGCGGCTTTTCGGGCGGCGGCGGCAGCTTCGGCGGCGGCGGCGCGTCGGGGGGATGGTGA
- a CDS encoding LemA family protein → MPSFSRLRAIFLPVLGALALSACGINSVPAAEEVAKAKWADVQAQYQRRSNLVGNLVATVKAAGKQEQDTLVRVTEARAKATSVQVSANDLSDPAKVQQFQQAQAQLSQGLGRLLATVEAYPDLKTNQNFLDLQSQLEGTENRIAVAIRDYNEAVRAYNTRIRTFPDAIGAKLIHGAKPMTPFQATTPGAEEAPKVDFGN, encoded by the coding sequence ATGCCTAGCTTCTCCCGCCTTCGTGCCATTTTCCTGCCCGTGCTGGGCGCGCTTGCGCTGTCGGCCTGCGGGATCAACAGCGTTCCCGCCGCCGAGGAAGTCGCCAAGGCCAAATGGGCCGACGTGCAGGCGCAATATCAGCGCCGGTCGAACCTGGTCGGCAACCTCGTCGCCACGGTGAAGGCCGCGGGCAAGCAGGAGCAGGACACGCTGGTCCGCGTGACGGAAGCCCGCGCCAAGGCGACCTCCGTCCAGGTCAGCGCCAACGACCTGTCCGATCCCGCCAAGGTGCAGCAGTTCCAGCAGGCACAGGCGCAATTGTCGCAGGGCCTTGGCCGCCTGCTCGCCACGGTCGAAGCCTATCCCGACCTCAAGACCAACCAGAATTTCCTCGACCTGCAATCGCAACTGGAGGGGACCGAAAACCGCATCGCCGTGGCGATCCGCGACTATAATGAGGCCGTGCGCGCCTATAATACGCGCATCCGCACCTTCCCGGACGCGATCGGCGCAAAGCTGATCCATGGCGCCAAGCCCATGACGCCGTTCCAGGCGACGACGCCGGGCGCGGAAGAAGCGCCGAAGGTCGATTTCGGCAACTGA
- the mscL gene encoding large conductance mechanosensitive channel protein MscL — protein MGLVSEFKAFINRGNVMDLAVGVIIGGAFATITKSLTDDLIMPVIGYLFGGADFSGYFLRLGAIPAGFKGNPESYADLKAAGVAMFGWGEFLTVLVNFLILAFIIFLLMKFVNRVMAKPEEAAAGPSEEVLLLREIRDSLKK, from the coding sequence ATGGGTCTTGTTTCCGAGTTCAAGGCTTTCATCAATCGCGGCAATGTGATGGACCTGGCCGTCGGCGTCATCATCGGCGGCGCGTTCGCGACCATCACCAAGTCGCTGACCGATGATCTGATCATGCCGGTGATCGGTTATCTGTTCGGCGGGGCGGACTTTTCCGGATACTTCCTCCGGCTGGGCGCGATCCCGGCCGGTTTCAAGGGCAATCCGGAAAGCTATGCCGATCTGAAGGCGGCGGGCGTCGCCATGTTCGGATGGGGCGAGTTCCTGACGGTCCTCGTCAACTTCCTGATCCTGGCCTTCATCATCTTCCTGCTGATGAAGTTCGTCAACCGCGTGATGGCGAAGCCCGAAGAGGCCGCCGCAGGGCCGTCCGAGGAGGTTCTGCTGCTGCGGGAAATCCGGGATTCGCTGAAAAAATAA
- a CDS encoding chemotaxis protein CheA → MDELLQEFISETQETLEALAGEVVAWEADPSDRDRLDAIFRFFHTVKGSCGFLHLPRFERLSHAAEDVLSDIRAGKRQPDADTVTAVLGIMDRIAELTHAIAVGAPLAQEDDDYLVAALAARDAGPVQPDAPAVAIHQGAGPQGAATQAPPRTIRLPLTLIDQLMNGVSDMVLARNELARQLRDRASDPALEGAFERLSACVADMRDAISRTRMQRIERLFAAIPRTVRDLSRDLGKRIDLGLEGGDVEMDREMVEMVVDPLVHIVRNSIDHGIETPERRRALGKPETGRLRLEARQSGNQIVIEISDDGAGIDTGRLVEKALAAGRLTPDAAARMSEAEKLDLIFQPGLSTAQAVTAISGRGVGMDVVRANIERIGGTIGLDNHPGQGLRITLRVPLTLTIIPGLVLRAGGLDFAIPRASVVEILHDTSNMLRIDEVGGAKIATIRDVRHSMIDLEDILALPVPAQPEPRALMVVRSASGFPFALGVSAVENHEELVIRPASPLVMASGIYAGMTLPDNGRPMLLLDATGLARKASLPETAEQPVAASDDEKTDVSDGVEMVAALRFEALSGERRLLQLSLIDRVEELEANLFGRSGGHGFVRLEGRIVPVINDCHGLGRDRISVLRLRDGAREAYYAVGAVLDIVRMPAVPDMIAMHGHLSGVSVVEGEHLEVVNPFALFASLPGEAPARSRCVLADAEDGWAREILAPLLRHAGYDVLMGLPDGEAVDPSDIVLCTTSDAAQAADLLGCRTVRLRAAPQPSGPQDASIYRYDQDALMAAIAGARR, encoded by the coding sequence ATGGACGAACTCCTTCAGGAATTCATATCGGAAACGCAAGAAACCCTGGAGGCGCTTGCGGGAGAGGTCGTCGCCTGGGAAGCCGACCCGTCCGATCGCGACCGGCTGGACGCGATCTTCCGATTCTTCCATACCGTGAAGGGCAGTTGCGGTTTCCTGCACCTGCCCCGTTTCGAACGCCTGAGCCATGCGGCCGAAGACGTGCTGTCCGACATCCGCGCGGGAAAACGCCAGCCCGACGCGGACACGGTGACCGCCGTTCTGGGCATCATGGACCGCATCGCCGAACTGACGCACGCCATCGCGGTCGGCGCGCCGCTCGCGCAGGAGGATGACGATTATCTCGTCGCCGCCCTGGCCGCGCGGGATGCCGGACCCGTTCAGCCCGATGCCCCAGCCGTCGCGATCCATCAGGGCGCAGGCCCGCAAGGCGCCGCGACACAGGCGCCGCCCCGCACGATCCGCCTGCCGCTGACGCTGATCGACCAACTGATGAACGGCGTGTCGGACATGGTGCTGGCCCGCAACGAACTGGCCCGCCAGTTGCGCGACAGGGCCAGCGATCCCGCGCTGGAGGGGGCGTTCGAGCGGCTGTCCGCCTGCGTCGCCGACATGCGCGATGCGATTTCGCGCACGCGCATGCAGCGGATCGAGCGGCTGTTCGCGGCCATTCCCCGCACCGTGCGCGACCTCAGCCGCGATCTCGGCAAGCGGATCGACCTGGGCCTTGAAGGGGGCGATGTCGAGATGGATCGGGAAATGGTCGAGATGGTGGTGGACCCGCTCGTCCATATCGTCCGCAACAGCATCGACCATGGAATAGAAACCCCCGAACGCCGCCGCGCGCTGGGCAAGCCGGAAACCGGCCGGCTGCGGCTGGAAGCGCGCCAGTCCGGCAACCAGATCGTCATAGAGATCAGCGACGACGGCGCGGGCATCGACACGGGGCGTCTGGTCGAGAAGGCCCTTGCCGCCGGGAGGCTGACGCCGGACGCCGCCGCGCGCATGAGCGAGGCGGAGAAACTGGACCTCATTTTCCAGCCGGGCCTTTCGACTGCGCAGGCGGTGACGGCCATTTCCGGCCGCGGGGTGGGGATGGACGTGGTCCGCGCCAATATCGAGCGCATCGGCGGCACCATCGGGCTGGACAATCATCCGGGGCAGGGCCTGCGCATCACCCTGCGCGTACCGCTGACCCTGACGATCATCCCCGGCCTCGTCCTGCGTGCGGGCGGCCTCGATTTCGCGATTCCCCGGGCGTCCGTGGTCGAAATCCTCCACGATACCAGCAACATGCTTCGGATCGACGAGGTGGGCGGGGCGAAGATCGCGACGATCCGCGATGTCCGCCACTCGATGATCGATCTGGAGGATATTCTGGCCCTTCCCGTTCCCGCCCAGCCGGAACCGCGCGCGCTGATGGTCGTCCGCTCGGCCAGCGGCTTTCCCTTCGCGCTCGGCGTATCGGCGGTGGAAAATCATGAGGAACTGGTGATCCGACCCGCGTCCCCGCTCGTGATGGCGAGTGGCATCTATGCCGGGATGACGCTGCCCGACAATGGCAGGCCGATGCTGCTGCTGGACGCCACCGGCCTTGCCCGCAAGGCGTCCCTGCCGGAGACCGCGGAACAGCCCGTCGCCGCCAGCGACGACGAAAAGACGGACGTCAGCGATGGCGTGGAAATGGTCGCGGCGCTGCGGTTCGAGGCGCTTTCCGGCGAGCGCCGCCTGCTCCAGCTATCCCTGATCGATCGGGTGGAGGAACTGGAGGCGAATCTGTTCGGCCGCTCGGGCGGCCACGGCTTTGTGCGGCTGGAAGGCCGGATCGTCCCTGTCATCAACGATTGCCATGGCCTTGGGCGGGATCGCATTTCGGTCCTCCGCCTGCGCGATGGCGCGCGGGAAGCCTATTATGCGGTCGGCGCGGTGCTGGATATCGTCAGGATGCCCGCCGTCCCCGACATGATCGCCATGCATGGCCATCTGAGCGGCGTAAGCGTGGTGGAGGGAGAGCATCTGGAAGTCGTGAATCCCTTCGCCCTGTTCGCATCGCTGCCGGGCGAAGCGCCAGCCCGCAGCCGTTGCGTGCTGGCCGATGCGGAGGATGGATGGGCGCGTGAGATCCTCGCCCCGCTGCTCCGCCATGCGGGGTATGACGTCCTCATGGGCCTGCCCGATGGCGAGGCGGTCGATCCGTCCGATATCGTGCTGTGCACCACGTCCGATGCGGCGCAGGCGGCGGATCTGCTGGGATGCCGGACCGTTCGGTTGCGCGCCGCTCCGCAGCCTTCGGGGCCGCAGGACGCCAGCATCTATCGCTATGATCAGGACGCCCTGATGGCGGCCATCGCGGGAGCACGCCGATGA
- a CDS encoding chemotaxis protein CheW yields the protein MKQLYLFATLAGARVAIAADEMEAVVRLADIAPVPGLGAHVAGLSALRSRVLTVLDIAALIYGTPSSSERRPLAVIAEIGGHGYALMVEGVSDICRAPGGELPLRGQLDPAWRPYARAIVEHDGVPWLLVSPAALLENSAVDQAA from the coding sequence ATGAAACAACTCTATCTCTTCGCGACCCTTGCGGGCGCGCGGGTGGCGATCGCGGCGGACGAAATGGAGGCCGTGGTCCGCCTGGCCGATATTGCGCCGGTGCCCGGCCTTGGCGCTCATGTCGCCGGACTGTCCGCCCTGCGCAGCCGCGTCCTGACGGTTCTCGACATTGCCGCGCTGATATATGGAACGCCCTCCTCTTCGGAACGGCGGCCTTTGGCCGTCATCGCCGAGATCGGCGGGCATGGCTATGCGCTGATGGTCGAGGGGGTGTCCGACATCTGCCGCGCGCCCGGCGGGGAACTGCCCTTGCGCGGCCAGCTCGATCCGGCATGGCGGCCCTATGCCCGCGCCATCGTGGAGCATGACGGGGTTCCCTGGCTGCTGGTTTCGCCCGCCGCTTTGCTCGAAAACAGCGCCGTGGATCAGGCGGCATGA
- a CDS encoding response regulator, protein MKNCLVVDDSKVIRKVARHILESLDLTVREAVDGRDALAQCEDHAPDVVLLDWNMPVMSGMEFLQALPNANIATRPKVIFCTTENGIGHIKAAVEAGADEYVMKPFDRETLESKLAIVGVI, encoded by the coding sequence ATGAAAAACTGTCTGGTGGTCGATGACTCCAAGGTCATCCGCAAGGTGGCTCGCCACATACTCGAATCGCTCGACCTCACGGTCCGCGAAGCGGTGGACGGGCGCGATGCGCTGGCCCAGTGCGAAGACCATGCTCCGGACGTGGTCCTGCTCGACTGGAACATGCCGGTGATGAGCGGCATGGAATTTCTCCAGGCCCTTCCCAACGCCAATATCGCGACGCGGCCCAAGGTCATATTCTGCACCACCGAAAACGGCATCGGCCATATCAAGGCGGCGGTGGAGGCGGGGGCCGACGAATATGTGATGAAGCCCTTCGACCGCGAAACCCTGGAAAGCAAGCTGGCCATCGTCGGCGTGATCTGA
- a CDS encoding chemotaxis protein CheB, translating into MNAIVPVHHCIDAATPVARVLVVDDSVVVRTVITRILDSDPAFDVVQRFNNAEQALRYLEGHPVDLVLLDIELPGQSGLAALPAILKACPRARVAILSGNCEAGSAIAVQALALGASDILSKPFSGSFGQQFPQALIERLKRLLHGDPPPLPEPQAPAPLTVTACAELPLACLGIGASTGGIHALGLLFGGLSVPLGVPILLTQHLPASFTLYFAQQLALMTSLRVKVAEQGDLLEPDTIFVAPGDANLRLRRDFRKRPCVQLTSEATPSGNLPGVDPMFSSIADIYGAGGAGIVLTGMGRDGAAGARDIVAAGGWIVAQDEASSVVWGMPGAVAAAGLSCAVLEPSMMMDFVARQGRIWS; encoded by the coding sequence ATGAACGCCATCGTCCCGGTCCATCATTGCATCGATGCCGCCACTCCGGTCGCGCGCGTGCTGGTGGTGGATGATTCGGTGGTCGTGCGCACCGTCATCACGCGAATATTGGACAGCGATCCCGCCTTCGACGTGGTCCAGCGGTTCAACAATGCCGAGCAGGCCCTGCGTTATCTGGAGGGGCATCCGGTCGACCTGGTGCTGCTGGACATCGAATTGCCCGGCCAGAGCGGCCTTGCCGCGCTTCCCGCCATTCTCAAGGCCTGCCCGCGCGCGCGGGTGGCGATCCTCTCGGGAAATTGCGAAGCGGGCAGCGCCATCGCCGTCCAGGCGCTGGCCCTGGGCGCGAGCGACATCCTGTCCAAGCCCTTCAGCGGCAGTTTCGGCCAGCAATTCCCGCAGGCGTTGATCGAGCGGCTCAAGCGGCTGCTCCATGGCGATCCGCCGCCCTTGCCGGAACCGCAGGCACCCGCGCCGCTGACGGTGACGGCTTGTGCGGAACTTCCTCTCGCCTGTCTCGGAATCGGCGCCTCGACAGGCGGCATCCATGCGCTGGGCCTGTTGTTCGGCGGTCTTTCCGTGCCGCTCGGCGTGCCCATCCTGCTGACCCAGCATTTGCCCGCCAGCTTCACCCTCTATTTCGCGCAGCAACTGGCGCTGATGACCAGCCTCAGGGTCAAGGTCGCGGAGCAGGGCGATCTGCTGGAGCCGGACACGATCTTTGTCGCGCCGGGCGACGCCAATCTGCGGCTGCGGCGCGATTTCCGGAAACGCCCATGCGTCCAGCTCACATCCGAAGCCACGCCGTCGGGCAATCTGCCGGGCGTCGATCCGATGTTTTCGAGCATCGCGGACATCTATGGCGCGGGCGGGGCGGGGATCGTCCTCACCGGCATGGGGCGCGATGGCGCGGCGGGCGCGCGGGATATCGTGGCCGCGGGCGGCTGGATCGTCGCGCAGGATGAAGCGAGCAGCGTCGTATGGGGCATGCCCGGGGCGGTCGCGGCGGCGGGTTTGAGCTGCGCGGTTCTGGAGCCGAGCATGATGATGGATTTCGTCGCCCGGCAAGGGAGGATATGGTCTTGA
- a CDS encoding CheR family methyltransferase has product MVLNPASSATHGGLRLLSALLEARTGQVLSPEREWRAETALKPLLRAYGFGDAAILAAHLARHRDPDLEAAVVDALLNNESSFFRDLQIFGMIRREILPDIRARGKDRRLRIWSAGCSTGQEAYSLAIQLCNDAGHWRGWRIEILATDVSATAIERARAGVFPQMDVQRGLSVNDLIQWFDPVEGGWRANDRLRGMIDFRQDNLLDPHVPSGAYDLLLCRNVMLYFTQERRQKMFGVLQNHSHDHSVLLLGAGETAIGHGDPFVAHPDFRGAYRLPSCAEDAARRAV; this is encoded by the coding sequence ATGGTCTTGAACCCCGCATCCTCCGCGACGCACGGAGGGCTCCGGCTTCTGTCCGCCCTGCTGGAGGCCCGGACCGGGCAGGTCCTGTCGCCGGAACGGGAATGGCGGGCGGAAACGGCGCTCAAGCCGCTTCTGCGCGCGTATGGCTTCGGGGACGCGGCGATATTGGCGGCCCATCTCGCCCGCCATCGCGACCCGGATCTGGAGGCGGCGGTCGTCGATGCGCTTCTCAACAATGAAAGCAGCTTCTTCCGCGATCTCCAGATTTTCGGGATGATCCGGCGGGAAATCCTGCCGGACATCCGCGCGCGTGGAAAGGACCGCCGCCTGCGTATCTGGAGCGCGGGCTGCTCCACCGGCCAGGAAGCCTATTCGCTCGCCATCCAGCTTTGCAACGATGCCGGACACTGGCGTGGCTGGCGTATCGAGATATTGGCGACCGATGTGTCCGCGACGGCGATCGAGCGCGCGCGGGCGGGAGTCTTCCCCCAGATGGATGTCCAGAGGGGGCTGTCCGTCAATGACCTCATCCAATGGTTCGATCCGGTAGAGGGCGGCTGGCGCGCCAACGACCGGCTGCGTGGGATGATCGATTTCCGGCAGGATAATCTGCTCGATCCCCATGTGCCTTCCGGCGCCTATGATCTGCTGCTGTGCCGCAACGTGATGCTCTATTTCACGCAGGAGCGGCGGCAGAAGATGTTCGGCGTCTTGCAGAACCACAGTCACGATCATTCCGTCCTGCTTCTTGGGGCGGGGGAAACGGCCATCGGCCATGGCGATCCCTTCGTCGCGCATCCGGATTTCAGGGGCGCCTATCGCCTGCCGTCCTGCGCGGAGGATGCCGCGCGACGGGCGGTCTGA
- a CDS encoding N-acetylmuramoyl-L-alanine amidase translates to MTDIPMIDTPSPNFDERSLPISLLVLHYTGMPDAASAINWLANPDSKVSAHYVVTEDGQIIRMVDEEKRAWHAGRSHWRGIDDVNSASIGIEIVNPGHEWGYRPFPETQMSALIPLIHDIVQRRKITRGNIVGHSDIAPARKQDPGELFPWGQLARLRLALPRPTRNLMDPHWSDGGFMLALERFGYDIADPQAAVVAFQRRFRPELIDGIIDGECRAILLALLLPKPMGDD, encoded by the coding sequence ATGACAGACATTCCGATGATCGACACGCCCTCGCCCAATTTCGACGAGCGCAGCCTGCCCATCTCGCTGCTGGTGCTGCACTATACGGGGATGCCGGATGCGGCGAGCGCGATCAACTGGCTCGCCAATCCGGATTCGAAGGTCTCGGCCCATTATGTCGTGACCGAGGACGGGCAGATCATCCGCATGGTGGATGAGGAAAAGCGCGCCTGGCATGCGGGCCGATCCCATTGGCGCGGGATCGACGATGTCAATTCCGCCAGCATCGGCATCGAAATCGTCAATCCCGGCCATGAATGGGGATACCGTCCTTTCCCGGAAACGCAGATGAGCGCGCTCATCCCGCTGATCCACGACATCGTGCAGCGCCGGAAGATCACCCGCGGCAACATCGTCGGCCACAGCGACATCGCCCCCGCGCGCAAGCAGGACCCCGGCGAACTTTTCCCCTGGGGCCAGCTTGCCCGGCTGCGTCTGGCCCTGCCGCGCCCGACCAGGAACCTGATGGACCCGCATTGGTCGGATGGCGGCTTCATGCTGGCGCTGGAGCGGTTCGGATACGACATCGCCGATCCGCAAGCGGCGGTGGTCGCCTTCCAGCGGCGCTTCCGTCCCGAACTGATCGACGGGATCATCGATGGGGAATGCCGTGCTATCCTGCTGGCGCTGCTGCTGCCCAAGCCGATGGGGGATGACTGA
- a CDS encoding J domain-containing protein yields the protein MARNGRSNDWGFPRWRSYGASREAQAVRLCDRHGCDRPGDCPAPKSPNSRERWYFCADHAGEYNRNWDYFQGLDQEERERRERDEQREANGYQSSAYHGWGGPGDGSRSRDERNALKALELEDDADFEAVKKSWRRLAKENHPDVKPGDTHAAIRFQTIQAAYEVLRTAEERRTWKPRERAD from the coding sequence ATGGCACGGAACGGGCGATCGAATGACTGGGGGTTTCCCCGCTGGCGCAGCTACGGCGCATCGCGTGAAGCGCAGGCGGTGCGGCTGTGCGACCGGCATGGCTGCGACCGGCCCGGCGACTGCCCCGCGCCAAAATCGCCCAACAGCCGGGAGCGCTGGTATTTCTGCGCGGATCATGCGGGGGAATATAATCGCAACTGGGACTATTTTCAGGGTCTCGACCAGGAAGAGCGGGAACGGCGCGAGCGGGACGAACAGCGCGAGGCGAACGGCTATCAGTCGAGCGCCTATCATGGCTGGGGCGGTCCCGGCGACGGCAGCCGCTCGCGCGACGAACGCAATGCCCTCAAGGCGCTGGAGCTGGAGGACGACGCTGATTTCGAAGCGGTGAAGAAAAGCTGGCGCAGGCTGGCGAAGGAGAATCATCCCGACGTGAAGCCCGGCGACACCCATGCCGCCATCCGCTTCCAGACCATCCAGGCGGCCTATGAGGTGCTGCGCACCGCCGAGGAACGCCGCACTTGGAAGCCACGGGAGCGCGCGGATTGA
- a CDS encoding superoxide dismutase yields MAFILPDLPYAKDAFGDILSAETFDYHHGKHHNAYVVKANELVAADPALQGKSLVELIKSSKGGLFNQVGQIWNHTFYWQSLSPTKTAPEGKLLDLINEAFGSVDALVEKLKAEAVGHFASGWAALILKDGKLEVTSYHDADTPVAHDGHAPLLILDVWEHAYYIDYRNARPNYADRVLKEAINWDFAAQNLDGKGVSRADQPG; encoded by the coding sequence ATGGCCTTTATCCTGCCCGACCTGCCCTATGCCAAGGATGCGTTCGGCGACATCCTGTCGGCCGAAACCTTCGACTATCATCATGGCAAGCATCACAATGCCTATGTCGTGAAGGCGAACGAGCTGGTCGCCGCCGATCCTGCCTTGCAGGGCAAGTCGCTGGTCGAACTCATCAAGTCGTCCAAGGGCGGCCTGTTCAACCAGGTCGGCCAGATCTGGAACCACACATTCTACTGGCAGTCGCTTTCGCCGACGAAGACCGCGCCGGAAGGCAAGCTGCTCGACCTCATCAACGAGGCGTTCGGTTCGGTCGACGCGCTGGTCGAAAAGCTGAAGGCGGAGGCCGTGGGCCATTTCGCCAGCGGCTGGGCCGCGCTGATCCTGAAGGACGGCAAGCTGGAAGTGACCAGCTATCACGACGCCGACACGCCGGTCGCGCATGACGGCCATGCGCCGCTGCTGATCCTCGATGTGTGGGAACATGCCTATTATATCGACTATCGCAACGCGCGCCCCAACTATGCCGACCGCGTGCTCAAGGAAGCGATCAACTGGGACTTCGCGGCCCAGAATCTGGACGGCAAGGGCGTGAGCCGCGCCGACCAGCCGGGCTGA
- a CDS encoding GGDEF domain-containing protein — protein sequence MSPAQKIALSVLFSVAMTILPLAIMSRVPGLGIPPAYWAFAFFCPAIGSYLVSRRLVLQSERLTRLHDELSRAHEMLKRAAESDSLTGVLNRGGFFRRMEKRQGAGGMGWLLMLDVDHFKSINDRYGHEAGDRALQAMAALLRGTLRAEDIVGRLGGEEFGIYLPQATQDLAANIAERLRYRVEETPLVDLEGGPIAMTVSIGMVRIGERAALRDCLRMADIALYEAKRKGRNQVILAA from the coding sequence ATGTCTCCGGCACAGAAGATAGCGCTCTCGGTACTGTTCTCCGTCGCGATGACGATCCTGCCGCTCGCGATCATGTCGCGCGTTCCGGGATTGGGCATCCCGCCCGCTTATTGGGCCTTCGCCTTTTTCTGCCCTGCCATCGGCTCCTATCTCGTCTCGCGCAGGCTGGTCCTGCAAAGCGAGCGGCTGACCCGGCTGCATGACGAACTGTCTCGGGCGCATGAGATGCTGAAACGCGCGGCGGAATCGGATTCGCTGACGGGCGTCCTCAATCGCGGCGGTTTCTTCCGCCGGATGGAAAAGCGGCAAGGCGCGGGCGGCATGGGCTGGCTGCTGATGCTGGACGTGGATCATTTCAAGTCGATCAACGATCGCTACGGGCATGAGGCCGGGGATCGCGCGCTTCAGGCGATGGCCGCGCTCCTGCGCGGGACGCTTAGGGCAGAGGATATCGTCGGGCGGCTGGGCGGCGAGGAATTCGGCATCTATCTGCCCCAGGCGACGCAGGATCTGGCAGCGAATATCGCCGAACGCCTGCGCTACCGTGTGGAGGAAACGCCGCTCGTCGATCTTGAGGGCGGTCCCATCGCCATGACCGTCTCCATCGGCATGGTCCGCATCGGCGAGCGGGCGGCGCTTCGCGACTGCCTGCGCATGGCCGACATCGCTTTGTATGAAGCGAAGCGCAAGGGCCGCAATCAGGTCATATTGGCGGCCTGA
- the ispZ gene encoding septation protein IspZ: MAETRPAPKPAHNGALSLMLDFGPLLVFFLTYKGAGWLWGANNPVTAMTFSTAAFMAAIVIAVIVSKVKLGRVSPMLWLSALLILFFGGLTIYFHDQRFIQIKPTIIYAFFALMLFAGLMRGKALLKYLLQAAYDGLTEEGWLKLSRNWALFFVGMAVANEVMRRSMSFDAWLAVKVWGVTIVSVVFAAANIPMLMRHGLDIGDKLDSDEIGETTPPQG; this comes from the coding sequence ATGGCTGAAACCCGACCCGCGCCCAAACCGGCCCATAACGGCGCGCTCAGCCTGATGCTCGATTTCGGGCCGTTGCTGGTCTTCTTCCTCACCTACAAGGGCGCGGGATGGCTTTGGGGCGCGAACAATCCGGTCACCGCCATGACGTTCAGCACCGCCGCCTTCATGGCCGCCATCGTGATCGCGGTCATCGTGTCGAAGGTGAAGCTGGGCCGCGTGTCGCCGATGCTGTGGCTGTCGGCGCTGCTGATCCTCTTTTTCGGCGGGCTCACCATCTATTTCCACGACCAGCGGTTCATCCAGATCAAGCCGACCATCATCTACGCCTTCTTCGCGCTGATGCTGTTCGCGGGGCTGATGCGGGGGAAGGCGCTGCTCAAATATCTGTTGCAGGCGGCCTATGACGGGCTGACCGAAGAAGGCTGGCTCAAGCTGTCGCGCAACTGGGCGCTCTTCTTCGTCGGCATGGCCGTGGCGAACGAAGTCATGCGCCGGTCGATGAGCTTCGATGCTTGGCTGGCGGTCAAGGTGTGGGGCGTCACCATCGTGTCGGTGGTCTTTGCCGCCGCCAATATCCCGATGCTGATGCGCCATGGCCTCGACATCGGCGACAAGCTGGACAGCGACGAGATCGGCGAGACCACGCCGCCTCAAGGGTAA